The DNA window ATGAGACTATGTGGGGAGCAACAGAAAAAATTGCACGATCGATTATTGAAGGGATAGTTGATTCCGGGGTAAGTGTTAAACTTTATGATGTTGCAACAGCTGACCGGACGGAAATTATCAAAGACATGCTTGATGCTAAAGGATTTTTATTCGGATCATCTACTCATGATAATGATATGCTCCCAAGTATGGCAGGATTTCTGGAATTCGTTAAAGGATTAAAGGCCAAAAATAGGGTTGCCGGAGCATTCGGTTCCTGCGGTTGGGCAGGGGGAGCTGTAAAGGAAATAGAGGCAGTTTTGAAAGAAGGTGGCATTGATTTGGCTCTATCAGGGATAGAATTTAAGTACGTCCCGGATGATTCTGAATTGAAGCTTTGTTATGAGTTTGGAAAGAGTTTTTCCGCAAAAATAAAAGAGGGTTAAGAAAAGTTTATGAAGAAGTTGAATAATGATTTGCTTCATTTCTTCCGCGAACAGGGCTGTGTTGTAGTTGTAAGTATTGATAAGAATGGGTTTCCTCACGGATCATGCAAGGGTATTGTGCATGTAAATCGTAACGGAAAAGTCTATTTATTTGATCTGTATAGGGGCAAGACTCACGAGAATCTGTTGCGTAACCATCATGTTAGCATCATCGCTTTTGATGAGCATAAATTTATCGGGTATTGCCTTAAAGGAAAAGCAAAGGTTTCTCCGGAAATAAAACTTAATTCAAAGATTGTTAAAGCCTGGGAAGAGAGAATTGCAACCAGGATTACGCACAGGCTTTTAAAGAATATTAAAGAAGACAAGGGGCTTGCGGCTCATCCGGAGCTTGCGTTACCGAAGCCAAAACACCTTATTATTATGGACGTAGAGGAGGTAGTTAA is part of the Candidatus Omnitrophota bacterium genome and encodes:
- a CDS encoding pyridoxamine 5'-phosphate oxidase family protein; this encodes MKKLNNDLLHFFREQGCVVVVSIDKNGFPHGSCKGIVHVNRNGKVYLFDLYRGKTHENLLRNHHVSIIAFDEHKFIGYCLKGKAKVSPEIKLNSKIVKAWEERIATRITHRLLKNIKEDKGLAAHPELALPKPKHLIIMDVEEVVNLSPAPIKTNKG